TGTCTGTGTGATATTGGCGCTGCTGGCCTGGGCCTCTTACGGGGTTGCTCCCGAGGTGCAGGAGATTCGTGACACACCAAACAGCGGCTTGCCGCATGTGCTGGTCCTTTTGGTGGGGCTGGTGGTGATGATGGCCTTTCTGGCCGAGGCGGCCTCCGAAGGGTGGTCGGCGCTGCATCTTGAGCGGACCTTGGGCGGCACCGCGGGCGAAGGGGCCATGGGCCCGGCGCTTTTGGGGCTGACGATGGGCATTGGCCGGCTTAGCGGTCATGCGCTGTCCCAGTGGATGCGTGACACCCATCTGATGCTGGTGGCTGCCTTGGTTTCTGCCGCCGGGCTGGTGCTGGCGGCGGCTGCGGGCAGTGTCGCTGTCGCGCTGACCGGCTTTGCCATTGCGGGATTGGGCATTTCGGTGGTGGCGCCCTTGGCGCTTGCGTTGATCGGGCGGGTGGTTGCGCCGCAGGTGCGGCTGGCGGCGATCAGCCGCGCCTCAGTGCTTGGGTATGGCGCGTTTTTCTTTGGCCCGCCCTTGATGGGATTGATCGCCGAAGGCTTTGGGCTGCGCACGGCCTTCGGGGCAATCGCGGTGCTGCTGGCCCTGACGGCGTTGGCGTTGATCCCGGCGGTGGCGCGGCGCGTGGCCTACGCCCGCGCCTGATGCAAATAGCCGCCAGCGGCCAGCAACCGGTCATAAAGCGCAAATTCATCGGCCCGCGCCGCCCGCAACAGCGCGGCAACATCATCGCTCAGTGCGGCATCCATAGGCGGTGAGACATTCCTGGGCGCGATCTCGACCGGCTCCTCCAACCGTTCTGACAGGAACTGCCTGAAGGTATGTTGGTTTTCATAGGCGAACAGATGTTCAACCTGCACCGCGCCGCTGCCATCAGTGAGGAAATTGAACTGCGTGCCGATCTGGGCGTGGGGGGGCGGATTCTCCGAAATGACGTCCCTCACATAGTCGTCAAAGCTGATGCCATCGGTGCTCAGATCGCTGCCCTTGAGCCGGTCCGCCGTGCGATATTTGTACCAACTGCGGATCTGATCGACCGGATCGCGCATCACCGCTAGCGGTTCGGGAAAGACGCCAAAGGTATCCTCCAGAAACGGGCCGATCTTGCGCATATACCTCTGCGCGTTGATATGCTTTCGATTGCGTGAAAAGATCACCTCCGCCTTGGGGCGGAGGGCCATCTCAACGGCGGTTGTGCCGGTCTTGGGGACCGCCAGAAAGGCCAGTCTATGCCGCAGGAAAATCAACATGGACCAGACCTATCAGGGGGGGATCAAGACTGCCAGACCCCGCCAAAATCGCGCGGCACCAAAAGATTGTGGCGGCCCAGATCCGTGACTTTTGTTTCCCCGCAAAGGGCCATGGTGATGTCCAGCTCGCGGTGGATGACCTCAAGGGCGGTGGTCACGCCCTTTTGCCCCATCGCGCCAAGGCCATAGACAAAGGCCCGCCCGATAAAGGTGCCCTTGGCCCCCATGGCCAGCGCCTTGAGCACGTCCTGACCAGAGCGGATGCCGCTGTCTAGATGCACTTCGACCTGGTCGCCAACCGCGTCCAGAATGGAAGGCAGCGCCGCGATGGAACTGATCGCACCGTCAAGCTGGCGGCCGCCGTGGTTGGAGACAATGATCGCATCCGCACCGACCTTGAGCGCCATTTTGGCGTCTTCGGCATCCAGAATACCTTTGAGGATCACCTTGCCGCCCCATTGTTCTTTAAGCTTGGCGACCTTGTTCCAATCCAGTGATGGATCAAACTGTTCCGCGGTCCATGCCCCAAGGCTGGAGGCATCGGAGATCCCATCGACATGGCCAACGATATTGCCAAACTCGCGCCGCTGCGCCCGGAGCATTTCAAGCCCCCATGACCATTTGGTCGCCAGATTGGCCATGGTCTTGAGCGTCAGTTTCGGCGGGGCAGACAGCCCGTTTTTCAGATCCTTGTGGCGTTGTCCCAAAATTTGCAGATCCAGTGTGATTACCAAAGCCGAACAATTGGCGTCCTTGGCCCGCTGGATCAGGCGGCTGACATAGTCCTGATCGCGCATTGTGTAGAGCTGAAACCAGAACGGCGCGCCCGTTGCCTCGGCCACATCCTCGATGGAGTTGATCGACATCGTGGACAGGGTGAAGGGCACCCCGAAATCCCGCGCGGCTTTGGCCGCTTTGATCTCGCCATCGGCGTGTTGCATGCCGGTCAGG
This window of the Sulfitobacter mediterraneus genome carries:
- a CDS encoding MFS transporter, with protein sequence MSLKNDLYLTRKPLAGFLAIGLTWAVYFAQMPVIKANVEASDGAYGAAVLFAAFGAVAAMWLAPACQKYAKGLALPLGMAALGLGMFGAGAAASLTFLTVALLLASAGSGVVDVLINARVSEIEERSGRSLMNLNHALYSFAYAGGALATGALRSLEVTPVPVFAGVCVILALLAWASYGVAPEVQEIRDTPNSGLPHVLVLLVGLVVMMAFLAEAASEGWSALHLERTLGGTAGEGAMGPALLGLTMGIGRLSGHALSQWMRDTHLMLVAALVSAAGLVLAAAAGSVAVALTGFAIAGLGISVVAPLALALIGRVVAPQVRLAAISRASVLGYGAFFFGPPLMGLIAEGFGLRTAFGAIAVLLALTALALIPAVARRVAYARA
- a CDS encoding alpha-hydroxy acid oxidase yields the protein MPVITNINDLKRIYERRVPRMFFDYCESGSWTEQTFRENTSDFDQLRLRQRVAVDMSGRSTASQMIGQDVAMPVALAPVGLTGMQHADGEIKAAKAARDFGVPFTLSTMSINSIEDVAEATGAPFWFQLYTMRDQDYVSRLIQRAKDANCSALVITLDLQILGQRHKDLKNGLSAPPKLTLKTMANLATKWSWGLEMLRAQRREFGNIVGHVDGISDASSLGAWTAEQFDPSLDWNKVAKLKEQWGGKVILKGILDAEDAKMALKVGADAIIVSNHGGRQLDGAISSIAALPSILDAVGDQVEVHLDSGIRSGQDVLKALAMGAKGTFIGRAFVYGLGAMGQKGVTTALEVIHRELDITMALCGETKVTDLGRHNLLVPRDFGGVWQS